In Erigeron canadensis isolate Cc75 chromosome 8, C_canadensis_v1, whole genome shotgun sequence, the DNA window ATGGAGCTGACACGATATCTTCAAATGATTCCATCTCTGGAGACAACACAATCATATCCGAAGGTGAAAACTTTGAGTTGGGCTTTTTCAAAGCAGGTAACTCTCTTAACTATTATATAGGCATCTGGTATAAGAAGTATTCTTCCAATACACCTACCATCGTTTGGGTAGCAAATAGAGAAACACCCGTTTTGGATAGGTTCAAATCTGAGTTAAAAGTTGTTGATGGTAACTTAGTCCTCTTAAATGAGTCCAAGTTACCAATTTGGTCTACAAATGTCACCTTAACCACGAACTTCAGTTCTGCAGCCGTTATTCTTAATAATGGTAACTTAGTTTTAAGAGACGAGTCAAATTCAATTGAACCTGTTTGGCAAAGTTTTGACCACCCGTCTGATACTTGGATGTCTGGTGCAAAACTTGcttataagaaaaaaacaaataaaagccGGCCTCTCACTTCATGGAAAAGCAGAGATGATCCTGCTATAGGACTCTACTCTGTGGAGATTCATCCATTCCGAACGATGGTTGTAAGTAAATGGAATGGTTCCAAACAGTATTGGGATACTGGATCTTGGGATCCGTTGATGGtcaatccattttataattaCAGCTATCATACGGATGAGAATGAGAGTTACTTCACCTATTCGCCCTATAATCCTTCCACTGTAGCTAGATTTATATTGGATGTTGCTGGTCAATTGCAGCTACAAACATGGTCGGATTCTACGAAACAATGGAATATCATCTGGGCTCAGCCTGAAGCACAATGTAAGGTCTATGCTTTATGTGGGTCTTTTGGCACTTGCAGGCAGAGTGGATCGTCAGTATGTAGTTGTTTGACTGGTTTTCAGCCTAGATCAGAGAGTAGTTGGAATCAAAGTGATTTCTCTGGTGGGTGTTTGAGAAAAACCAGCTTGGATTGTGGGGAAAATGAGGGAAAGCTCGACTTTCTCATGGTCAAAGTCACGAGTCTCCCTCCAAATAGGTCTATTGCGGTTAAAAGTCCTGGAGAATGCCATGCTAGCTGTCTGAGGGAGTGCTCATGTAATGCTTACTCCAGCGTAGATAATCAGTGTTCTCTTTGGGGTGGAGACCTCTTGAATCTCTCCGAAGATAATGTTAACGGTAAATCAATCTATGTCAAGGTTGCTTCAAAAGATCTTCCAAGtcataaaaagaataataaggTCATCATTGTTGCTGTAATTGGGTCCATCGCAGTCGTGGTTTTTGTCTTAGGTTTATTTGTGCTcataatttatagaaaaaagagGATGTTcgttaaaaaaacaacaatggAGGGATCGTTGGTGGTGTTTTCCTACAGAGATTTGCAAGTAGCTACAAAAAATTTCTCAGAGAAACTAGGAGGTGGCGGTTTTGGTTCTGTTTTCAAAGGGGTACTACATGATTCATCCACTGTGGCAGTAAAAAAACTTGAAAGCTTCAACCAAGGAGAAAAGCAATTCAGGAGCGAAGTCAGTACAATCGGGACTGTTCAACATGTTAATCTAGTACGTCTTCGTGGATTCTGTGCAGAAGGTGACAGCAAGTTATTGGTGTATGATTACATGTCGGAAGGTTCTCTACATTCCCATCTTttccaagaaaaaaaagttttaaattggAAAACAAGGTATGGTATTGCACTTGGAATTGCAAAAGGGTTGGTTTATCTTCACGAGAAGTGCATAGACTGCATAATTCACTGCGACATAAAACCAGAAAACATTCTTTTAGATGTCGATTTCCACCCAAGGATTGCAGACTTTGGTTTGGCAAAGCTTGTGGGTCGAGACTTTAGTAGGGTCTTGACAACTATGAGAGGAACAAGAGGGTATCTAGCACCAGAATGGTTATCAGGGGTGGCTATCACAGCCAAAGCAGACGTCTTTAGCTACGGAATGATGCTTTTTGAATTAGTATGTGGCAAGAGAAATACAGAGGAATCTGCAGATTCGTGCTATACATATTTCCCTAGTTTGGCGGCAGATGTTGTTCTGGCTGGAGGTGATATTCTCAGCTTACTTGACAGCAGGTTAAACAGAGAGGCCAGTGTTAAAGAAGTCACAAAAATATGCAAAGTTGCATATTGGTGTATCCAAGATGCTGAAGACAGCAGGCCTTCGATGAGTCAGGTTGTACAGATTCTTGAGGGTGATTCGGATGTGAACATGCCTCCACTTCCACAGTTGGTCCAATTTTTTGCTGATAAGTCAGAGCATACTCTTTTCTTCATCGAGTGTTCCTCAACCGGAAGATCAGAAGTTCACAGCAACTCGCAGGTTGGCAACTCCTAGTTAAAGAGTGCAATTCTTGAAAGCATTGacctttattttctttactaTATTAAAATCTGTAATGTGTCATATAGATTAGAGGGAAAATCGACtttctatgtttaattaatatatcatGGTTGCTGGCTTGTGATTAAAATCCTTTAGTGTACTtccgatgatgatgataatcCTTAATAATCTCGGACAACATGCCATATCACTCGACTATTTGACTATGATGACTGatgacattttttaaaatctacttatgttttaaaattaacCAACTTAATTCATTGTTATGTATACGGGTATACCTATATCTTAATCTTTATTGTTTATGTGCATTATGAAGATTGAAATTTTCACATGGGTTGAGCTtggtttcaatttttattttatttttcgaaTTTTAAATTAGTTTGGCGTGGGTTAAgttgtttaataaatttataacataagaCTTTTGAACCACCAGAGATCCAACAACCAATAATTTATGACTTCAAATATGATGCTGAACGAAcgatataattttaaaatagttGTAGCTAGTAGCTGTAGTTTGTAGCGGTAGCTTTTGGTTGGAGCTGTAAGTTATAGCTTTTAAGCAAAGTTGTTAACTAgagcttttattttttagaattgTTTGGTATGGTAGCTGTACCTGCAACTTTAAAAAGTATTTGTATACTTTTAATGACTAAAAGCTTCATCGAAAAGCTAAAGTTCCTGAAACGCTACTTCAAGAAGTGTTTcattttggagctttttctgtcaaataaaagctaaagctagttgcatccaaacaaagtttttaaGACAATATGagctttttgttcaaaattaaaagttaaagctcCCCAAAAGCTTTTACCAAACATAGCCTATATCTATAAGTCCATTTTCTTTCTACTTATCATATTTGAACTTGGCCACTtacggttttttttttgaatgtttgTGTCACGGGACGGCTAGCCATTACATCCATACGGGCAGGCAGTCACCagcgaccgatccacgaagtcagGGAACCACAGGGGAGTAAAACGCTTAATTAAACCGCTACAGAAGGCACAACGTTTAATTAAGGTAAACCTTACCCCCTAAGCGAGATTCGAACTCTCGCCTCATGAGAGGACTTAGAAACCACTACAAAACCTCGCCACTTATGTTAAATTGGATTAAGTTATTTTCATCCTCCACTGTCATTAaatcatgtatatgtatatcgaCAAATATAGATGATTGAATACTTGCCCAAATATTGGTCTTTTCTTTAACTGAATTctataattacatatatgatatCAGTTGGTACTTTGTAAAGCATATCATGTGTGTATATAAaaagggatttgctaactagtgcccctagTACACTAGTTAAGGACACTAGTTAGTGTAACATCctaatattttaaggtaatagaaaactaactctttttgtagttttgacactaaattaatttcctagtattttgttttgagttaaagggttaatttagttggaactctAGTGGCTAGTAGGTATTAAACCCACTAAAATTAGTATGGGACGTGGCTATCAAAGAACTAAGCCAGCCACATTTTCCACTTCTTTCTCATTTACCAAACTCTTTCCACTACTTCCTTATTTTCTTATTGAATCTTCAATTTCTCTTCAAATCCATGCAATAGAAACTCAAATTAAAGAATTGAAATTCTAGAATAATAACAACAATCATATCCTATTGTAGTAGAAATTGAAATTCTAGAATAATTTATCAAACTGGCCGAAATTTATaggaagaaaaaggggaagaattgTGATTTGATAGCCCTAATTCTTTGTCTTTCATTCTTGAGATATTGATTTCCATAACCCTAGTtctatttgttatttaaaattagggttcataaTCTTAGAATTTGGGGGGTTTTATTAATTGGGATTTTCAAGTAAACCCTAAGGCATTGTTTGATAAATGGATAATGTGGTTGAAAGAGAATGTTGATAATGAAAATCCCTTATGGTAAGAATCTCATattttatggtgtttggctagtgattatgaaataaaactctatttttaagaatttggatttgttggaaaagtgtgaAGTAGCCAAACACCAAGAAGTTAGAGTTGATGAAGGCAAGCTTATGTGTGTGAGGAAattgagtcatggaactcatagatgtTAAATGTTTATTCATGTATAGGTATTGAAGATTAACTTGTTGAGCTTGTAGCCTTATAGTGTCAAGTAGCCAAattgaggtgagtgtatatgcatataatcatgttcttgttgttagaggtcataggtgggtaaattcctatgacccatttgtttgtttgattgtgagaactagtaggtggctaaattcctactagtcatattgtatgaaagagctagtaggtgggtaaattcctactagccaaaattatccatggccatgttgaaaatgaatgtatgttgcttgatttgtatgaaaagggctagcttgctaggcttatatggtgcttgatgcacgaagttgaaatgacatgattatgattatatgtgtattcattcactaagcgttgcttatattttagttgttaatcctttttataggagttggtagtagcaagaaCAAGGAAGTGATCGAGTGAAGTTGAAGTTAGAGATTTTGGCCATCTTGGAGGTTGGCAACTTGGGTAAATGTGGTAGATAATCCCTTTGACTAttatggctcttgatacaagtcTTTTGGGTAAACATGTTGCCTTGGTATGCATTTTCTGCAAATATGTCAAAATTTGGGTCATgggatttcataacgttgtcaTGATGAAGTAACtaggtttttggtttggttaatGACCCGTTTTGTGGTACATTGGTGCTTTTGGTCAAACTATGAATGTAAGTATCATATTTCATGTCAAATATATGTTGAACTCAGAAATGATGAGTTTTGAAGTTGATTTTAAGTTGGAATAGGTTGCAAGAATTGAAAAATGTCGAAATGGGTCATTTTGTCGTCCAACAACAAATATGTGGCACGTACAGAAAAAGTATGTGGCACATTTTAGGTTCTGTTCGGATTTAAACCTTTTGTGTGGCACAAACACTTTGAATGTGGCACATGAAAATCTGAAGGCCAGAATATGTGGCACATGTAATCTTGTATGTGGCACATATTTGCTACTGTCCAGAATTTGTCAGAaaatgtggcacatgcataTAAGCATGTGGCAAAcctgggaaaaaaaaaaaatcttataacttttatattttataaatgaagTTTGGTTGTTACAGTTAGGGAACATTTAATGAACAtgttatttccttatttatcaaaaattatatttaaagtgTATTAATTCAACTtagcaatttttatttttaagtcaataattaatacatattttcatattttaagaaaGTTAGACTTCATTAAATGCTTCTTAATTAATGCATTAGAGACACTAGTTAACAATCCCATATAAAAAAGGTTGAGCTCCGATCATTGagtgaaaaaaacattttgagtGTGGTCGGGAAA includes these proteins:
- the LOC122580151 gene encoding G-type lectin S-receptor-like serine/threonine-protein kinase At2g19130 — encoded protein: MVVSKWNGSKQYWDTGSWDPLMVNPFYNYSYHTDENESYFTYSPYNPSTVARFILDVAGQLQLQTWSDSTKQWNIIWAQPEAQCKVYALCGSFGTCRQSGSSVCSCLTGFQPRSESSWNQSDFSGGCLRKTSLDCGENEGKLDFLMVKVTSLPPNRSIAVKSPGECHASCLRECSCNAYSSVDNQCSLWGGDLLNLSEDNVNGKSIYVKVASKDLPSHKKNNKVIIVAVIGSIAVVVFVLGLFVLIIYRKKRMFVKKTTMEGSLVVFSYRDLQVATKNFSEKLGGGGFGSVFKGVLHDSSTVAVKKLESFNQGEKQFRSEVSTIGTVQHVNLVRLRGFCAEGDSKLLVYDYMSEGSLHSHLFQEKKVLNWKTRYGIALGIAKGLVYLHEKCIDCIIHCDIKPENILLDVDFHPRIADFGLAKLVGRDFSRVLTTMRGTRGYLAPEWLSGVAITAKADVFSYGMMLFELVCGKRNTEESADSCYTYFPSLAADVVLAGGDILSLLDSRLNREASVKEVTKICKVAYWCIQDAEDSRPSMSQVVQILEGDSDVNMPPLPQLVQFFADKSEHTLFFIECSSTGRSEVHSNSQVGNS